The Acidobacteriota bacterium DNA window TCTCGGTGCCAGCCGGCGCCAGGTGATCACCCAGGTGCTGCTGGAGTGCGCACTGTTGGCGGTGGGTGGCGGAATCCTGGGCGTCGCTCTGGCGCTGGGCGCCACCCGGGCCCTGCTGGCCCTCAACCCCGACGCCATCCCCCGCGCTTCGGAGGTGGCGGTGGATAGCCGGGTGCTAATCTTCGCCTTCGCCCTCTCGCTGCTCACCACCTTGATCTTCGGCCTGATCCCCGCACTTCGCGGCTCCCGGCCGAACCTCGCCCCGGCGCTCAAGGAAGGAGGCCGTTCGCAGATCGGTGGCAGCCGCTGGGGACGCCAGTCTCTGGTGCTGGTGGAGGTGGCCCTGGCGGTGGTGCTCATCGCCGGCGGCGGCCTGCTGCTGCGCAGCTTCGCCGAGCTCACCGCAGTGAGTCCCGGGTTCAATCCCCAAGGAGTCATGCTGGCGGAGCTCGGCCCCTCTCCCAACGACTACCCGGAGATGGACGATTTGCGGCTCTTCTACGAGCGCCTCTACCAGCGCCTGGGTATCGGCCAGGAGGAGCCCTTGCTGCCCGGGGCTGAAGCCGTGGGGACCGTGTCCCCGCTGCTCATGGGCCGCGGCATGAGCGTGCTGGTCTTCTCCATCGAAGGCCGTCCGCTGCCGGGGCCCAACGAGGCACCGCTGGCGGTGATCCACGCCGTCAGCCCCAACGCCCTGCAGCTGCTGGAGGTTCCGCTGCAGAGCGGCCGCGCCCTGACCCTGCGAGACGACTCCCGGGCTCCGCGGGTGGTGTTGATCAACCAGACCGCCGCCGAGCGCTATTGGCCCGGTGAGGATCCGGTGGGCGAGCGCCTGACCTTCGGAGCGCCGGACAATCCGGAGGCCGAATGGCTCACCGTCGTCGGCGTGGTGGGCGACACCCGCACCCGCAGCCTCGGAGATCCCTCCAACGCGACCTTCTTCCTCCCCGAGCTGCAGCAGCCCATGCGCCAAACCACAGTGCTCGTCCGCGGCCCCGGCGGTCCGGAAGCCCTGGCCAACACGCTGCGGGACGCCCTGGCAGAGGTCGACCCCGGGCTGCCGGTGTTCAATCTGCGCAAGATGGAAGCGGTGGTCGCCTCGGCCGTGGCTCAGCCCCGCTTCAACACCCTGGTGCTGGGACTCTTCGGTGGTCTGGCTCTGGTGTTGGCCACCATCGGCGTCTACGGCGTCACCAGCTATTCGGTCAGCCAGCGGCGGCGGGAGATCGGTATCCGCGGCGCCCTGGGGGCGGACCGCCGGGGACTCTTGAGCTGGGTGTTGAGGGAGGGGATGAAGCCGGTGCTGCTGGGAGCGGTGGTGGGCGTCGGGGTCTCGGTGGTGGCGATGCCGCTGCTCCGCGGGATGATCTACGGCGTCGAGCTGCGGGATCCTTGGAGCTTCGCCGCCGCGGTGGCGGTGCTGGTGGTCGCCGGGCTCCTGGCCTGCCTGCTCCCCGCCCGCCGCGCCGCCGGCATCGATCCGGCGGAAGCGCTGCGCTATGAGTGAATGAGGGCTACGAGGGAGGGACCGGGGCTCAGTGCCGGATCGCCGGCTCCGCGGACTCTTCCTGTCGCAACCCCGCCGGCACCGCCTCGACGAAGATCTTCGACGCCGCTCCAAAGCCCAGGTTGACCCGCTCGCCACCGGGCAGAAGCCGTAGCTCCACGGTCTCCGCCGCCGCATCCCGCTCCTCCACCGTCATTCGGCAGCCGGGCATCAGCCCCTGGCGCTCCACCAAGCGCAGGAAGGCGCTGCT harbors:
- a CDS encoding ABC transporter permease, which produces MGHQLRLAFRSLRHQPAFALAALLTLALGIGATTALFTVVDGVLLRPVAVPEPNRLVHIWQHNFDLDLPRFTVSPPDYLDWVENTTSFSQLAAAQNGEFNLVGDGDPVRLLGQLVTERYFSTLGLDMVLGRSFSVDDVQPGATPVVVLGHTLWRGRFGGDRSILESTVRIDGQAYTVIGVAPEHPLLEREIWLPLSFESPEELRGAHFIRVFGRLAPGVSLEQAQQELERISDQLAIEYPNTNTGWGAGIEPIRELFVADARDALYTLLAAVLVVLLIACINVAHLLLVRLSARQREIAVRTALGASRRQVITQVLLECALLAVGGGILGVALALGATRALLALNPDAIPRASEVAVDSRVLIFAFALSLLTTLIFGLIPALRGSRPNLAPALKEGGRSQIGGSRWGRQSLVLVEVALAVVLIAGGGLLLRSFAELTAVSPGFNPQGVMLAELGPSPNDYPEMDDLRLFYERLYQRLGIGQEEPLLPGAEAVGTVSPLLMGRGMSVLVFSIEGRPLPGPNEAPLAVIHAVSPNALQLLEVPLQSGRALTLRDDSRAPRVVLINQTAAERYWPGEDPVGERLTFGAPDNPEAEWLTVVGVVGDTRTRSLGDPSNATFFLPELQQPMRQTTVLVRGPGGPEALANTLRDALAEVDPGLPVFNLRKMEAVVASAVAQPRFNTLVLGLFGGLALVLATIGVYGVTSYSVSQRRREIGIRGALGADRRGLLSWVLREGMKPVLLGAVVGVGVSVVAMPLLRGMIYGVELRDPWSFAAAVAVLVVAGLLACLLPARRAAGIDPAEALRYE